A region from the Nocardioides exalbidus genome encodes:
- a CDS encoding nucleotidyltransferase domain-containing protein, producing the protein MTPQAVQDLVDCFLEEVDRRFPGQLSGLFLHGSIVWGEFFPGSDADFVAVWQRLPAADRLADLAEAHAAVRERFATPTFDGFHCTAADLAASPSGVGTRPVFYEGRFDEHGTLDINPVTWHELALGPVVLRGEVPPVHTDDAELRDFTRRNLDTYWRGIAEQTAGEGVREIGGSDEAVAWIALGAPRLHHLLAEHSLTSKSGAGRYVIDRLDERWTPIAEEALRIRERPDTPSLYDDPVRRGQDTHDLLTWVVEDGTRA; encoded by the coding sequence GTGACTCCGCAGGCGGTGCAGGACCTGGTCGACTGCTTCCTCGAGGAGGTCGACCGGCGTTTCCCGGGACAGCTGAGTGGGCTGTTCCTGCACGGGTCGATCGTGTGGGGCGAGTTCTTCCCCGGGAGCGACGCCGACTTCGTCGCCGTGTGGCAGCGGCTGCCCGCGGCTGATCGCCTCGCCGACCTGGCCGAGGCCCATGCGGCGGTGAGGGAGCGGTTCGCGACGCCGACCTTCGACGGCTTCCACTGCACCGCGGCCGACCTCGCCGCGAGCCCGTCCGGGGTCGGCACCAGGCCGGTGTTCTACGAGGGCCGGTTCGACGAGCACGGCACGCTCGACATCAACCCCGTCACCTGGCACGAGCTGGCCCTCGGCCCGGTCGTGCTGCGCGGCGAGGTGCCGCCGGTGCACACGGACGACGCCGAGCTCCGCGACTTCACCAGGCGCAACCTCGACACCTATTGGCGTGGCATCGCGGAGCAGACCGCGGGCGAGGGGGTGAGGGAGATCGGTGGGAGCGACGAGGCCGTCGCCTGGATCGCACTCGGCGCGCCGCGCCTGCACCACCTCCTCGCCGAGCACTCCCTCACGTCCAAGAGCGGCGCCGGCCGCTACGTCATCGACCGCCTCGACGAGAGATGGACGCCCATCGCGGAGGAGGCCCTGCGGATCCGCGAGCGCCCGGACACCCCGAGCCTGTACGACGACCCGGTGCGGCGCGGCCAGGACACCCACGACCTCCTCACGTGGGTCGTCGAGGACGGCACGAGGGCCTGA
- a CDS encoding CBS domain-containing protein, whose amino-acid sequence MDVRAAMVADPKTLPSHASVTAARDAFADEHVHLLLLVEGRELVGTLTRDDLAGEHPPQMSALDLATLEGRVIAPDVPLDEAGARMRDTGRRRLAVVDGEGRLLGLLCLKRHGRGFCTAEDLASRRSSQA is encoded by the coding sequence GTGGACGTTCGGGCTGCGATGGTGGCCGACCCCAAGACGTTGCCGAGCCACGCCTCGGTGACGGCCGCACGCGACGCGTTCGCCGACGAGCACGTCCACCTGCTGCTCCTGGTGGAGGGCCGGGAGCTGGTCGGCACCCTCACCCGCGACGACCTGGCCGGCGAGCACCCGCCGCAGATGTCGGCACTCGACCTCGCCACCCTGGAGGGTCGGGTGATCGCTCCGGACGTCCCGCTCGACGAGGCCGGTGCTCGCATGAGGGACACCGGGAGACGCCGCCTGGCGGTGGTCGACGGCGAGGGACGACTCCTCGGGCTGCTCTGCCTCAAGCGTCACGGACGGGGGTTCTGCACCGCCGAGGACCTCGCGTCCCGGAGGTCGTCGCAGGCGTGA
- a CDS encoding NADH:flavin oxidoreductase/NADH oxidase has protein sequence MTTSLLDPITLRGRTARNRIWLSPMCQYSAFDGDGVPTDWHLVNLGRHATGGFGLVTTEAAAVVPEGRISPQDVGIWNDRQADAWTRIVDFVHGQGALAAVQLAHAGRKASTYGLGRSRGSVPLDDGGWESVGPSTSAFDGLAAPRALTTDEVAGLPAAFAEAARRADRAGFDAIDLHGAHGYLLHQFLSPLVNDRADVYGGSFENRARLVVDTVRAIREVWPADKVLLVRLSATDWAEGGWDLEQTVLLSAVLRDLGVDLVDVSSGGAVAHQDIAVHPGYQVPFAAAVRRHAGIATSAVGLIDDPRQAQAVLDGGEADVIMLGRAAIREPSWPLRAAHELGVDPDDAPYAPQYERGAWRA, from the coding sequence ATGACGACGTCCCTCCTCGACCCGATCACCCTGCGCGGCCGCACCGCGCGCAACCGGATCTGGTTGTCGCCGATGTGCCAGTACTCCGCGTTCGACGGCGACGGCGTCCCCACCGACTGGCACCTGGTCAACCTCGGTCGCCACGCCACCGGCGGATTCGGCCTCGTCACCACCGAGGCGGCGGCAGTCGTCCCCGAAGGTCGCATCAGCCCGCAGGACGTCGGCATCTGGAACGACCGGCAGGCCGATGCGTGGACGCGCATCGTCGACTTCGTCCACGGCCAGGGCGCACTCGCCGCCGTCCAGCTCGCGCACGCCGGGCGCAAGGCGAGCACGTACGGCCTGGGCCGGTCCCGCGGGTCCGTGCCCCTCGACGACGGCGGCTGGGAGTCGGTCGGCCCGTCGACCTCGGCCTTCGACGGCCTCGCCGCGCCCCGCGCGCTCACCACCGACGAGGTCGCCGGGCTCCCCGCGGCCTTCGCCGAGGCCGCTCGCCGCGCCGACCGCGCCGGCTTCGACGCGATCGACCTGCACGGCGCGCACGGCTACCTCCTGCACCAGTTCCTCTCACCCCTCGTCAACGACCGCGCCGACGTCTACGGCGGGTCGTTCGAGAACCGCGCCCGCCTCGTGGTCGACACGGTCCGCGCCATCCGCGAGGTCTGGCCCGCCGACAAGGTGCTGCTCGTCCGCCTCTCCGCGACCGACTGGGCCGAGGGCGGCTGGGACCTCGAGCAGACCGTCCTCCTCTCCGCCGTCCTGCGCGACCTCGGCGTCGACCTGGTCGACGTCTCGTCCGGCGGCGCGGTGGCCCACCAGGACATCGCGGTGCACCCCGGCTACCAGGTGCCCTTCGCCGCAGCCGTACGCCGTCATGCCGGCATCGCGACCTCCGCGGTCGGCCTGATCGACGACCCGCGCCAGGCGCAGGCCGTCCTCGACGGGGGCGAGGCCGACGTGATCATGCTCGGCCGCGCTGCGATCCGGGAGCCCTCCTGGCCGCTGCGCGCCGCCCACGAGCTCGGGGTCGATCCGGACGACGCGCCCTACGCCCCGCAGTACGAGCGGGGCGCCTGGCGCGCCTGA
- a CDS encoding YceI family protein — protein sequence MSFFRRKPKHVATAAPVETAAPVAVLDRGSITGDYTVDASHSRLGFSARHAMVTTVRGQFADFEGTAHVDAENPAASTVTLDIRPASVSTGTADRDGHLVSGDFFDVENHPAITFVSTSVERDGAEWSITGDLTIKGVSHSVTIPFEETGTAVDPFGNTRVGFEGETTINRKDWDLSWNAALETGGVLVSEKIKLQFDISAIKNA from the coding sequence ATGTCGTTCTTCCGCCGCAAGCCCAAGCACGTTGCCACCGCCGCGCCCGTCGAGACCGCCGCGCCCGTCGCCGTCCTCGACCGTGGCTCGATCACCGGGGACTACACCGTCGACGCGAGCCACAGCCGCCTCGGCTTCTCGGCGCGCCACGCGATGGTCACCACCGTCCGCGGCCAGTTCGCCGACTTCGAGGGCACCGCGCACGTCGACGCCGAGAACCCGGCCGCCTCGACCGTCACCCTCGACATCCGCCCGGCCAGCGTCTCCACCGGCACCGCCGACCGCGACGGCCACCTCGTCTCGGGCGACTTCTTCGACGTCGAGAACCACCCGGCCATCACCTTCGTCTCGACCTCCGTCGAGCGCGACGGCGCCGAGTGGAGCATCACCGGCGACCTCACGATCAAGGGCGTGTCCCACTCGGTCACCATCCCCTTCGAGGAGACCGGCACCGCCGTCGACCCGTTCGGCAACACCCGCGTCGGCTTCGAGGGCGAGACCACCATCAACCGCAAGGACTGGGACCTCTCCTGGAACGCCGCGCTCGAGACCGGCGGCGTCCTCGTCTCCGAGAAGATCAAGCTCCAGTTCGACATCTCGGCGATCAAGAACGCCTGA
- a CDS encoding SDR family NAD(P)-dependent oxidoreductase, which produces MSLVLVTGASTGLGLATVDALVTAGHDVVLHARSEDRLEDASVLDRVAATAYADLADVMATVDLAHRLDAHGPFDAVIHNAGTMDRALAVPVNVVAPYVLTAVMQPPGRSIVLSSGMHLGGGTDLARGGGYSDSKLWVTALFMALADRRPGTLSHAVDPGWVPTRMGGRGAPDDLVEGHRTQVWLAIADEAGIDPRTGGYWHHHRPRDPHRSAVDPGFQDQVLAHLEDVTSLRLE; this is translated from the coding sequence ATGAGCCTCGTCCTCGTCACCGGCGCCTCCACCGGCCTCGGCCTCGCCACCGTCGACGCGCTGGTCACCGCCGGCCACGACGTCGTCCTCCACGCCCGCAGCGAGGACCGCCTCGAGGACGCCTCGGTCCTCGACCGCGTCGCCGCGACGGCGTACGCCGACCTCGCGGACGTCATGGCGACCGTCGACCTCGCCCACCGCCTCGACGCGCACGGCCCGTTCGACGCGGTGATCCACAACGCCGGGACGATGGACCGCGCGCTGGCCGTGCCGGTCAACGTCGTCGCGCCCTACGTCCTCACTGCCGTGATGCAGCCTCCTGGCCGGTCGATCGTGCTGAGCAGCGGGATGCACCTCGGTGGCGGCACCGACCTGGCCCGTGGCGGTGGCTACTCCGACAGCAAGCTCTGGGTGACGGCGCTCTTCATGGCGCTCGCCGACCGGCGGCCCGGGACGCTGTCGCACGCGGTCGACCCCGGCTGGGTGCCGACCCGGATGGGCGGGCGCGGCGCGCCCGACGACCTCGTCGAGGGCCACCGCACCCAGGTCTGGCTCGCCATCGCGGACGAGGCCGGGATCGACCCGCGCACGGGCGGCTACTGGCACCACCACAGACCGCGCGACCCGCACCGCAGCGCGGTCGACCCGGGCTTCCAGGACCAGGTGCTCGCCCACCTCGAGGACGTGACGAGCCTCCGGCTGGAGTAG
- a CDS encoding glycoside hydrolase family 15 protein produces the protein MSGPAAGPAIPIADHGLIGDLRTAALVAIDGTIDWFCPGRFDKPSVFGSLLDPDAGSWRVAPDDPDARSQQYYVPETNILVTRFMTEQGVAEVHDFMPVRRAHDPDHRQRLVRRVVTVRGSVAMTMRLSPRPDYGSLTPTLSEEAGAVRFEDGDVALALSSTADLTVEDADVVASIDLEPGDAALFVLEVLAPDEEAQGSSESDVDDLFESTATFWRQWLSTCTYTGRWRERVNRSALTLKLLCHEPSGGIVAAPTTSLPEEIGGGRNWDYRFVWIRDAAFSVYALLRLGFTDEAAAFVRWLSERMGESGESDHDLGPLRVMYDLDGDVPHERELDHLAGYRDSRPVRVGNAAVDQLQLDVYGELIDSVYLYDKYSAGISHDAWQDLRRIADWLIDNWDRDDAGMWEVRDEPRAHTTSRLMSWVAVERMMRVARRRGLPGDLTQLARVRDEIYTQVMEECWDEDLGAFVSHIGSDTLDAGVLLMPMVKFIAPNDPRFLSTLALVEERLVTDSLVFRYDAERFSDGVESSGGQGEGTFSLCSFWYVEALTRVGRVEDARLAMEKMFTYANHLGQYAEQVGLNGEQLGNFPQAFTHLSMISAVLNLDRELG, from the coding sequence ATGAGCGGTCCCGCTGCCGGCCCGGCGATCCCGATCGCCGACCACGGGTTGATCGGCGACCTGCGCACCGCGGCGCTGGTGGCCATCGACGGCACGATCGACTGGTTCTGCCCCGGTCGCTTCGACAAGCCGAGCGTCTTCGGGTCGCTGCTCGACCCGGACGCCGGCTCGTGGCGGGTCGCACCCGACGATCCGGACGCCCGGAGCCAGCAGTACTACGTGCCCGAGACCAACATCCTGGTCACGCGCTTCATGACCGAGCAGGGTGTCGCCGAGGTGCACGACTTCATGCCGGTGCGGCGCGCGCACGACCCCGACCACCGGCAGCGCCTGGTGCGCCGGGTGGTCACCGTCCGCGGCTCGGTCGCGATGACGATGCGCCTCTCCCCGCGCCCGGACTACGGCTCGCTCACGCCGACGTTGTCGGAGGAGGCCGGAGCCGTGCGGTTCGAGGACGGCGACGTCGCGCTCGCCCTGTCGTCCACGGCCGACCTGACGGTCGAGGACGCCGACGTCGTCGCGAGCATCGACCTCGAGCCGGGCGACGCAGCGCTCTTCGTGCTCGAGGTGCTCGCTCCGGACGAGGAGGCGCAGGGCTCCAGCGAGAGCGACGTCGACGACCTCTTCGAGAGCACTGCGACGTTCTGGCGCCAGTGGCTGTCGACCTGCACCTACACCGGCCGCTGGCGCGAGCGGGTCAACCGTTCCGCGCTCACGCTGAAGCTGCTGTGCCACGAGCCCAGCGGCGGGATCGTGGCCGCGCCGACGACCAGCCTGCCGGAGGAGATCGGCGGCGGCCGCAACTGGGACTACCGCTTCGTGTGGATCCGCGACGCCGCCTTCAGCGTCTACGCCCTGCTGCGGCTGGGCTTCACCGACGAGGCAGCGGCGTTCGTCCGCTGGCTCTCCGAGCGGATGGGCGAGAGCGGCGAGTCGGACCACGACCTCGGCCCGCTCCGGGTGATGTACGACCTCGACGGCGACGTGCCGCACGAGCGCGAGCTCGACCACCTCGCGGGCTACCGCGACTCGAGGCCGGTCCGCGTCGGCAACGCGGCGGTCGACCAGCTCCAGCTCGACGTCTACGGCGAGCTCATCGACTCGGTCTACCTCTACGACAAGTACAGCGCCGGGATCAGCCACGACGCGTGGCAGGACCTGCGCCGCATCGCCGACTGGCTGATTGACAACTGGGACCGCGACGACGCGGGCATGTGGGAGGTCCGCGACGAGCCGCGCGCCCACACCACCTCGCGGCTGATGTCCTGGGTCGCGGTCGAGCGGATGATGCGCGTCGCCCGGCGTCGCGGCCTGCCCGGCGACCTGACCCAGCTCGCCCGCGTGCGCGACGAGATCTACACCCAGGTGATGGAGGAGTGCTGGGACGAGGACCTCGGGGCGTTCGTCAGCCACATCGGCTCCGACACCCTCGACGCCGGTGTGCTGCTGATGCCGATGGTGAAGTTCATCGCGCCCAACGACCCCCGCTTCCTCTCGACCCTCGCCCTGGTCGAGGAGCGGCTCGTCACCGACAGCCTCGTCTTCCGCTACGACGCCGAGCGGTTCTCCGACGGCGTCGAGTCCTCCGGCGGGCAGGGCGAGGGCACCTTCTCGCTGTGCTCGTTCTGGTACGTCGAGGCGCTCACGCGGGTCGGCCGGGTCGAGGACGCTCGGCTGGCGATGGAGAAGATGTTCACCTACGCCAACCACCTCGGGCAGTACGCCGAGCAGGTCGGGCTCAACGGCGAGCAGCTCGGCAACTTCCCGCAGGCGTTCACCCACCTCAGCATGATCAGCGCGGTCCTCAACCTGGACCGCGAGCTCGGCTGA